One stretch of Glycine soja cultivar W05 chromosome 7, ASM419377v2, whole genome shotgun sequence DNA includes these proteins:
- the LOC114419766 gene encoding receptor-like protein EIX2 isoform X2, with amino-acid sequence MFNCRFSLFCVLTVLCISLCVRSSNMNKCVETDNQALLKLKHGFVDGSHILSSWSGEDCCKWKGISCNNLTGRVNRLDLQFSDYSAQLEDGFANITLCQVKRLSLSHNKLSGQLSDYLPESCSAQHDLEELDLSHNPFSSGPLPDFSWFSSLKRLSLEYTNVVGQLSISFDHLRSLEDLDVSHNQLSGPIPYTIGQLSNLTHLYLCSNKLNGSISEAHLSGLSRLKTLDVSRNSLSFNLDPNWVPPFQLGWLSASSCILGPQFPTWLKYQRKLRVLQLSNTGIKDSFPKWFWNISSTLSYLNVSHNKLSGVLPKSSESIKTEHTRDRNNILDFSFNNLSGSLPIFSSNLYVLLLSNNMFSGSLSSLCAISPVSLAFLDLSGNILAGSLPDCWEKFKSLEVLNLENNNLSGRIPKSFGTLRKIKSMHLNNNNFSGKIPSLTLCKSLKVIDFGDNIIEGTLPTWVGHNLLDLIVFSLRGNKIQGTIPTSLCNLLFLQVLDLSTNNITGEIPQCLSRIAALSNMEFQRSFILYFRDGYSDDTSSLPSIEITVMLAWKGQNREFWKNLGLMTIIDLSDNHLTGGIPQSITKLVALIGLNLSGNNLTGFIPNDIGHMKMLETFDLSRNHLHGRMPKSFSNLSFLSYMNLSFNNLSGKITVSTQLQSFTAASYAGNIGLCGPPLTNLCSEDVVPPYGIIDKSDSNEDEHELVDIGFYISLGLGFSAGFCGVCGTLIIKSSWRHAYFQFFNHINDWIYVTIIIFWVTMKRKFQIQP; translated from the exons ATGTTTAATTGTAGGTTCAGTCTCTTCTGTGTGCTGACCGTTTTATGTATCTCTTTATGTGTTAGAAGTTCCAATATGAACAAGTGCGTGGAGACAGACAACCAAGCGCTTCTCAAGTTAAAACATGGTTTTGTTGATGGAAGTCACATTCTATCTTCGTGGAGCGGTGAAGACTGTTGCAAATGGAAAGGAATTTCATGCAATAATTTAACTGGCCGGGTAAACAGATTGGATCTCCAATTTTCTGATTATTCTGCACAATTGGAAG ATGGATTTGCAAACATCACTCTGTGTCAAGTAAAGAGGTTGTCCCTGAGTCACAACAAATTATCTGGCCAACTCAGTGACTACTTACCAGAATCATGTTCTGCACAACATGATTTAGAGGAGTTGGATCTAAGCCACAACCCATTTAGTAGTGGGCCACTTCCGGATTTTTCATGGTTTTCATCCTTGAAGAGACTATCGCTTGAATATACCAATGTTGTTGGGCAGTTATCAATATCATTTGATCATTTGCGGAGTCTTGAAGATTTGGATGTTTCCCATAATCAATTGAGTGGGCCAATTCCATATACTATTGGACAACTTTCTAATCTGACGCACTTGTATCTATGTTCGAATAAGTTGAATGGTAGCATTAGTGAAGCGCATCTGTCAGGCCTGTCAAGATTGAAGACATTGGATGTAAGTCGAAATTCACTTTCATTTAACTTGGATCCAAATTGGGTTCCACCTTTCCAATTGGGGTGGTTATCTGCATCATCGTGCATTTTGGGACCTCAATTCCCAACGTGGCTCAAATATCAAAGAAAACTAAGGGTGCTGCAACTCTCTAATACTGGTATCAAAGATTCATTTCCTAAATGGTTTTGGAACATCTCTTCAACTTTGTCATACTTAAATGTTTCACATAATAAACTTAGTGGAGTCTTACCAAAATCATCAGAGAGTATAAAAACAGAGCATACAAGGGATAGAAATAATATATTGGATTTTAGTTTCAACAATTTGTCTGGTTCACTACCaattttttcttccaatttatATGTTCTACTTCTCTCAAATAATATGTTCTCAGGGTCTTTATCTTCCCTTTGTGCAATATCGCCAGTATCTTTAGCTTTTCTTGACCTGTCTGGTAACATACTAGCAGGGTCACTTCCGGATTGTTgggagaaatttaaaagtttggAAGTTTTGAATTTGGAAAACAATAACTTATCAGGGAGAATACCCAAGTCATTTGGTACTTTACGAAAAATTAAGTCAATGCATTTAAATAACAACAACTTCTCTGGCAAAATTCCATCTTTGACCCTTTGTAAAAGCTTAAAAGTCATTGATTTTGGAGATAACATAATTGAAGGAACATTACCAACATGGGTCGGCCACAACTTgcttgatttaattgtttttagtcTACGAGGTAACAAGATCCAAGGAACCATACCCACAAGTCTATGTAATCTATTATTTCTTCAAGTATTGGATCTCTCTACAAATAATATTACAGGGGAAATACCACAATGCCTCAGCCGCATAGCTGCTTTGTCAAATATGGAGTTTCAAAGaagctttattttatatttcagaGATGGATATTCCGATGATACATCAAGTCTACCTTCTATTGAAATAACAGTAATGTTAGCATGGAAAGGACAAAACAGAGAATTCTGGAAGAATCTTGGGCTTATGACAATCATTGATCTTTCTGATAACCACTTAACTGGAGGGATACCCCAAAGTATAACAAAACTTGTGGCATTAATTGGCTTAAATCTTTCTGGAAATAATCTCACAGGATTCATTCCGAACGACATTGGTCACATGAAAATGCTGGAAACCTTTGACTTGTCCAGAAACCATCTCCATGGTCGAATgccaaaaagtttttcaaatttgagttttCTCAGTTATATGAACTTGTCTTTCAATAACTTATCTGGAAAAATTACAGTAAGCACTCAACTACAAAGTTTTACTGCCGCTTCATATGCAGGGAACATTGGGCTTTGTGGCCCACCACTTACAAACCTATGCTCAGAGGATGTGGTCCCACCATATGGAATAATTGATAAAAGTGACAGCAATGAAGATGAGCATGAACTTGTAGACATTGGGTTTTACATCAGTCTTGGGTTGGGATTTAGTGCTGGATTTTGTGGTGTTTGTggaactttaattataaaaagttcATGGAGACATGCCTATTTCCAGTTCTTTAACCACATAAATGATTGGATATATGTAACAATCATTATCTTTTGGGTTACAATGAAAAGGAAATTCCAAATTCAGCCATGA
- the LOC114419766 gene encoding receptor-like protein EIX2 isoform X4 has product MFNCRFSLFCVLTVLCISLCVRSSNMNKCVETDNQALLKLKHGFVDGSHILSSWSGEDCCKWKGISCNNLTGRVNRLDLQFSDYSAQLEGKIDSSICELQHLTFLDVSFNDLQGEIPKCIGSLTQLIELKLPGNEFVGSVPRTLANLSNLQNLDLRDNNNLVANGLEWLSHLSNLRYLGLSNVNLSRVVDWPSSISRIPSLLELYLDVCRLPQVNPKSISHLNSSTSLQIISFTSNELDSSILSWVLNVSKVFTSLDLSHNSLHSVPDGFANITLCQVKRLSLSHNKLSGQLSDYLPESCSAQHDLEELDLSHNPFSSGPLPDFSWFSSLKRLSLEYTNVVGQLSISFDHLRSLEDLDVSHNQLSGPIPYTIGQLSNLTHLYLCSNKLNGSISEAHLSGLSRLKTLDGTLGFVAHHLQTYAQRMWSHHME; this is encoded by the exons ATGTTTAATTGTAGGTTCAGTCTCTTCTGTGTGCTGACCGTTTTATGTATCTCTTTATGTGTTAGAAGTTCCAATATGAACAAGTGCGTGGAGACAGACAACCAAGCGCTTCTCAAGTTAAAACATGGTTTTGTTGATGGAAGTCACATTCTATCTTCGTGGAGCGGTGAAGACTGTTGCAAATGGAAAGGAATTTCATGCAATAATTTAACTGGCCGGGTAAACAGATTGGATCTCCAATTTTCTGATTATTCTGCACAATTGGAAGGTAAGATAGATTCTTCAATATGTGAACTGCAGCATCTCACTTTCTTAGATGTCAGTTTTAATGATTTACAAGGAGAGATTCCAAAGTGCATTGGTTCACTTACTCAATTGATAGAGTTGAAACTTCCAGGGAATGAATTTGTTGGTTCTGTTCCTCGTACTCTGGCAAACCTTTCTAATTTGCAAAATCTTGATCTTCgggataataataatttggttGCAAATGGCCTTGAATGGCTTTCTCACCTTTCTAATTTGAGATACCTTGGTCTCTCAAATGTCAATCTAAGTAGAGTTGTTGATTGGCCATCATCAATAAGTAGAATCCCTTCTCTTTTGGAGCTTTATTTAGATGTTTGTAGGCTACCTCAAGTCAATCCTAAATCTATTTCCCACTTGAATTCTTCCACTTCTCTCCAAATCATCAGTTTTACCTCAAATGAATTAGACTCTTCAATTCTATCATGGGTGCTTAATGTTAGCAAAGTGTTCACATCTCTGGATCTCTCTCACAATTCTTTGCATAGTGTTCCAGATGGATTTGCAAACATCACTCTGTGTCAAGTAAAGAGGTTGTCCCTGAGTCACAACAAATTATCTGGCCAACTCAGTGACTACTTACCAGAATCATGTTCTGCACAACATGATTTAGAGGAGTTGGATCTAAGCCACAACCCATTTAGTAGTGGGCCACTTCCGGATTTTTCATGGTTTTCATCCTTGAAGAGACTATCGCTTGAATATACCAATGTTGTTGGGCAGTTATCAATATCATTTGATCATTTGCGGAGTCTTGAAGATTTGGATGTTTCCCATAATCAATTGAGTGGGCCAATTCCATATACTATTGGACAACTTTCTAATCTGACGCACTTGTATCTATGTTCGAATAAGTTGAATGGTAGCATTAGTGAAGCGCATCTGTCAGGCCTGTCAAGATTGAAGACATTGGAT GGAACATTGGGCTTTGTGGCCCACCACTTACAAACCTATGCTCAGAGGATGTGGTCCCACCATATGGAATAA
- the LOC114419766 gene encoding receptor-like protein EIX2 isoform X3, with protein sequence MFNCRFSLFCVLTVLCISLCVRSSNMNKCVETDNQALLKLKHGFVDGSHILSSWSGEDCCKWKGISCNNLTGRVNRLDLQFSDYSAQLEGKIDSSICELQHLTFLDVSFNDLQGEIPKCIGSLTQLIELKLPGNEFVGSVPRTLANLSNLQNLDLRDNNNLVANGLEWLSHLSNLRYLGLSNVNLSRVVDWPSSISRIPSLLELYLDVCRLPQVNPKSISHLNSSTSLQIISFTSNELDSSILSWVLNVSKVFTSLDLSHNSLHSVPDGFANITLCQVKRLSLSHNKLSGQLSDYLPESCSAQHDLEELDLSHNPFSSGPLPDFSWFSSLKRLSLEYTNVVGQLSISFDHLRSLEDLDVSHNQLSGPIPYTIGQLSNLTHLYLCSNKLNGSISEAHLSGLSRLKTLDVSRNSLSFNLDPNWVPPFQLGWLSASSCILGPQFPTWLKYQRKLRVLQLSNTGNIGLCGPPLTNLCSEDVVPPYGIIDKSDSNEDEHELVDIGFYISLGLGFSAGFCGVCGTLIIKSSWRHAYFQFFNHINDWIYVTIIIFWVTMKRKFQIQP encoded by the exons ATGTTTAATTGTAGGTTCAGTCTCTTCTGTGTGCTGACCGTTTTATGTATCTCTTTATGTGTTAGAAGTTCCAATATGAACAAGTGCGTGGAGACAGACAACCAAGCGCTTCTCAAGTTAAAACATGGTTTTGTTGATGGAAGTCACATTCTATCTTCGTGGAGCGGTGAAGACTGTTGCAAATGGAAAGGAATTTCATGCAATAATTTAACTGGCCGGGTAAACAGATTGGATCTCCAATTTTCTGATTATTCTGCACAATTGGAAGGTAAGATAGATTCTTCAATATGTGAACTGCAGCATCTCACTTTCTTAGATGTCAGTTTTAATGATTTACAAGGAGAGATTCCAAAGTGCATTGGTTCACTTACTCAATTGATAGAGTTGAAACTTCCAGGGAATGAATTTGTTGGTTCTGTTCCTCGTACTCTGGCAAACCTTTCTAATTTGCAAAATCTTGATCTTCgggataataataatttggttGCAAATGGCCTTGAATGGCTTTCTCACCTTTCTAATTTGAGATACCTTGGTCTCTCAAATGTCAATCTAAGTAGAGTTGTTGATTGGCCATCATCAATAAGTAGAATCCCTTCTCTTTTGGAGCTTTATTTAGATGTTTGTAGGCTACCTCAAGTCAATCCTAAATCTATTTCCCACTTGAATTCTTCCACTTCTCTCCAAATCATCAGTTTTACCTCAAATGAATTAGACTCTTCAATTCTATCATGGGTGCTTAATGTTAGCAAAGTGTTCACATCTCTGGATCTCTCTCACAATTCTTTGCATAGTGTTCCAGATGGATTTGCAAACATCACTCTGTGTCAAGTAAAGAGGTTGTCCCTGAGTCACAACAAATTATCTGGCCAACTCAGTGACTACTTACCAGAATCATGTTCTGCACAACATGATTTAGAGGAGTTGGATCTAAGCCACAACCCATTTAGTAGTGGGCCACTTCCGGATTTTTCATGGTTTTCATCCTTGAAGAGACTATCGCTTGAATATACCAATGTTGTTGGGCAGTTATCAATATCATTTGATCATTTGCGGAGTCTTGAAGATTTGGATGTTTCCCATAATCAATTGAGTGGGCCAATTCCATATACTATTGGACAACTTTCTAATCTGACGCACTTGTATCTATGTTCGAATAAGTTGAATGGTAGCATTAGTGAAGCGCATCTGTCAGGCCTGTCAAGATTGAAGACATTGGATGTAAGTCGAAATTCACTTTCATTTAACTTGGATCCAAATTGGGTTCCACCTTTCCAATTGGGGTGGTTATCTGCATCATCGTGCATTTTGGGACCTCAATTCCCAACGTGGCTCAAATATCAAAGAAAACTAAGGGTGCTGCAACTCTCTAATACTG GGAACATTGGGCTTTGTGGCCCACCACTTACAAACCTATGCTCAGAGGATGTGGTCCCACCATATGGAATAATTGATAAAAGTGACAGCAATGAAGATGAGCATGAACTTGTAGACATTGGGTTTTACATCAGTCTTGGGTTGGGATTTAGTGCTGGATTTTGTGGTGTTTGTggaactttaattataaaaagttcATGGAGACATGCCTATTTCCAGTTCTTTAACCACATAAATGATTGGATATATGTAACAATCATTATCTTTTGGGTTACAATGAAAAGGAAATTCCAAATTCAGCCATGA
- the LOC114419766 gene encoding receptor-like protein EIX1 isoform X1 has protein sequence MFNCRFSLFCVLTVLCISLCVRSSNMNKCVETDNQALLKLKHGFVDGSHILSSWSGEDCCKWKGISCNNLTGRVNRLDLQFSDYSAQLEGKIDSSICELQHLTFLDVSFNDLQGEIPKCIGSLTQLIELKLPGNEFVGSVPRTLANLSNLQNLDLRDNNNLVANGLEWLSHLSNLRYLGLSNVNLSRVVDWPSSISRIPSLLELYLDVCRLPQVNPKSISHLNSSTSLQIISFTSNELDSSILSWVLNVSKVFTSLDLSHNSLHSVPDGFANITLCQVKRLSLSHNKLSGQLSDYLPESCSAQHDLEELDLSHNPFSSGPLPDFSWFSSLKRLSLEYTNVVGQLSISFDHLRSLEDLDVSHNQLSGPIPYTIGQLSNLTHLYLCSNKLNGSISEAHLSGLSRLKTLDVSRNSLSFNLDPNWVPPFQLGWLSASSCILGPQFPTWLKYQRKLRVLQLSNTGIKDSFPKWFWNISSTLSYLNVSHNKLSGVLPKSSESIKTEHTRDRNNILDFSFNNLSGSLPIFSSNLYVLLLSNNMFSGSLSSLCAISPVSLAFLDLSGNILAGSLPDCWEKFKSLEVLNLENNNLSGRIPKSFGTLRKIKSMHLNNNNFSGKIPSLTLCKSLKVIDFGDNIIEGTLPTWVGHNLLDLIVFSLRGNKIQGTIPTSLCNLLFLQVLDLSTNNITGEIPQCLSRIAALSNMEFQRSFILYFRDGYSDDTSSLPSIEITVMLAWKGQNREFWKNLGLMTIIDLSDNHLTGGIPQSITKLVALIGLNLSGNNLTGFIPNDIGHMKMLETFDLSRNHLHGRMPKSFSNLSFLSYMNLSFNNLSGKITVSTQLQSFTAASYAGNIGLCGPPLTNLCSEDVVPPYGIIDKSDSNEDEHELVDIGFYISLGLGFSAGFCGVCGTLIIKSSWRHAYFQFFNHINDWIYVTIIIFWVTMKRKFQIQP, from the coding sequence ATGTTTAATTGTAGGTTCAGTCTCTTCTGTGTGCTGACCGTTTTATGTATCTCTTTATGTGTTAGAAGTTCCAATATGAACAAGTGCGTGGAGACAGACAACCAAGCGCTTCTCAAGTTAAAACATGGTTTTGTTGATGGAAGTCACATTCTATCTTCGTGGAGCGGTGAAGACTGTTGCAAATGGAAAGGAATTTCATGCAATAATTTAACTGGCCGGGTAAACAGATTGGATCTCCAATTTTCTGATTATTCTGCACAATTGGAAGGTAAGATAGATTCTTCAATATGTGAACTGCAGCATCTCACTTTCTTAGATGTCAGTTTTAATGATTTACAAGGAGAGATTCCAAAGTGCATTGGTTCACTTACTCAATTGATAGAGTTGAAACTTCCAGGGAATGAATTTGTTGGTTCTGTTCCTCGTACTCTGGCAAACCTTTCTAATTTGCAAAATCTTGATCTTCgggataataataatttggttGCAAATGGCCTTGAATGGCTTTCTCACCTTTCTAATTTGAGATACCTTGGTCTCTCAAATGTCAATCTAAGTAGAGTTGTTGATTGGCCATCATCAATAAGTAGAATCCCTTCTCTTTTGGAGCTTTATTTAGATGTTTGTAGGCTACCTCAAGTCAATCCTAAATCTATTTCCCACTTGAATTCTTCCACTTCTCTCCAAATCATCAGTTTTACCTCAAATGAATTAGACTCTTCAATTCTATCATGGGTGCTTAATGTTAGCAAAGTGTTCACATCTCTGGATCTCTCTCACAATTCTTTGCATAGTGTTCCAGATGGATTTGCAAACATCACTCTGTGTCAAGTAAAGAGGTTGTCCCTGAGTCACAACAAATTATCTGGCCAACTCAGTGACTACTTACCAGAATCATGTTCTGCACAACATGATTTAGAGGAGTTGGATCTAAGCCACAACCCATTTAGTAGTGGGCCACTTCCGGATTTTTCATGGTTTTCATCCTTGAAGAGACTATCGCTTGAATATACCAATGTTGTTGGGCAGTTATCAATATCATTTGATCATTTGCGGAGTCTTGAAGATTTGGATGTTTCCCATAATCAATTGAGTGGGCCAATTCCATATACTATTGGACAACTTTCTAATCTGACGCACTTGTATCTATGTTCGAATAAGTTGAATGGTAGCATTAGTGAAGCGCATCTGTCAGGCCTGTCAAGATTGAAGACATTGGATGTAAGTCGAAATTCACTTTCATTTAACTTGGATCCAAATTGGGTTCCACCTTTCCAATTGGGGTGGTTATCTGCATCATCGTGCATTTTGGGACCTCAATTCCCAACGTGGCTCAAATATCAAAGAAAACTAAGGGTGCTGCAACTCTCTAATACTGGTATCAAAGATTCATTTCCTAAATGGTTTTGGAACATCTCTTCAACTTTGTCATACTTAAATGTTTCACATAATAAACTTAGTGGAGTCTTACCAAAATCATCAGAGAGTATAAAAACAGAGCATACAAGGGATAGAAATAATATATTGGATTTTAGTTTCAACAATTTGTCTGGTTCACTACCaattttttcttccaatttatATGTTCTACTTCTCTCAAATAATATGTTCTCAGGGTCTTTATCTTCCCTTTGTGCAATATCGCCAGTATCTTTAGCTTTTCTTGACCTGTCTGGTAACATACTAGCAGGGTCACTTCCGGATTGTTgggagaaatttaaaagtttggAAGTTTTGAATTTGGAAAACAATAACTTATCAGGGAGAATACCCAAGTCATTTGGTACTTTACGAAAAATTAAGTCAATGCATTTAAATAACAACAACTTCTCTGGCAAAATTCCATCTTTGACCCTTTGTAAAAGCTTAAAAGTCATTGATTTTGGAGATAACATAATTGAAGGAACATTACCAACATGGGTCGGCCACAACTTgcttgatttaattgtttttagtcTACGAGGTAACAAGATCCAAGGAACCATACCCACAAGTCTATGTAATCTATTATTTCTTCAAGTATTGGATCTCTCTACAAATAATATTACAGGGGAAATACCACAATGCCTCAGCCGCATAGCTGCTTTGTCAAATATGGAGTTTCAAAGaagctttattttatatttcagaGATGGATATTCCGATGATACATCAAGTCTACCTTCTATTGAAATAACAGTAATGTTAGCATGGAAAGGACAAAACAGAGAATTCTGGAAGAATCTTGGGCTTATGACAATCATTGATCTTTCTGATAACCACTTAACTGGAGGGATACCCCAAAGTATAACAAAACTTGTGGCATTAATTGGCTTAAATCTTTCTGGAAATAATCTCACAGGATTCATTCCGAACGACATTGGTCACATGAAAATGCTGGAAACCTTTGACTTGTCCAGAAACCATCTCCATGGTCGAATgccaaaaagtttttcaaatttgagttttCTCAGTTATATGAACTTGTCTTTCAATAACTTATCTGGAAAAATTACAGTAAGCACTCAACTACAAAGTTTTACTGCCGCTTCATATGCAGGGAACATTGGGCTTTGTGGCCCACCACTTACAAACCTATGCTCAGAGGATGTGGTCCCACCATATGGAATAATTGATAAAAGTGACAGCAATGAAGATGAGCATGAACTTGTAGACATTGGGTTTTACATCAGTCTTGGGTTGGGATTTAGTGCTGGATTTTGTGGTGTTTGTggaactttaattataaaaagttcATGGAGACATGCCTATTTCCAGTTCTTTAACCACATAAATGATTGGATATATGTAACAATCATTATCTTTTGGGTTACAATGAAAAGGAAATTCCAAATTCAGCCATGA